In Gossypium arboreum isolate Shixiya-1 chromosome 5, ASM2569848v2, whole genome shotgun sequence, a single genomic region encodes these proteins:
- the LOC108451913 gene encoding cytochrome c-type biogenesis CcmH-like mitochondrial protein produces the protein MEIKDDKVKKAQVVETRARNISHNVRCTECGSQSIEDSQADIAILLRKLIRDEIRAGKSDKEIYKKLEEDYGETVLYAPKFDLQTAALWLSPLLVAGAAGGMWAYNKHRQKTNVHIMALNLVRGVPLTPKEKETMLDLLTPPPP, from the exons ATGGAAATCAAAGATGATAAAGTGAAGAAGGCGCAAGTCGTGGAAACCAGGGCAAGAAATATCAGCCACAACGTGCGATGTACAGAATGTGGGAGTCAGTCTATTGAAGATTCACAAGCAGATATCGCAATTCTCCTCAGAAAG TTAATTCGTGATGAGATTCGAGCTGGAAAGAGTGACAAAGAGATTTATAAAAAGCTTGAAGAGGACTACGGTGAGACGGTACTTTATGCCCCAAAGTTTGATCTGCAGACTGCAGCCTTGTGGCTATCACCG CTGCTTGTTGCAGGTGCTGCTGGTGGTATGTGGGCTTACAATAAACACAGACAAAAGACTAACGTGCACATCATGGCTTTGAACCTTGTTAGAGGTGTTCCACTGACCCCAAAGGAGAAGGAAACTATGCTAGACTTGCTCACACCTCCTCCTCCATAA
- the LOC108452383 gene encoding uncharacterized protein LOC108452383 isoform X1 has product MEGEKLPRISRKGIQEYLNKETPHVELQNITAKGLIIDHARKGFVRCTFIIPPSASDAHGNWQVGAIATIVDIVASIAICTETAIIRGNVTMDYNISYYSSAKIQLQEEVEIVAKVVGNKGKLSSIRVEVKKKDNGELIAIAKQWTASNEFRAPWINHPSKL; this is encoded by the exons ATGGAGGGGGAAAAGTTGCCGCGGATTTCCCGGAAAGGGATTCAGGAATATCTGAACAAAGAGACGCCTCATGTGGAGCTACAAAATATAACTGCTAAAGGATTGATAATCGATCATGCCCGTAAGGGATTTGTGCGCTGTACTTTCATCATACCGCCTTCTGCATCA GATGCACATGGAAACTGGCAAGTGGGTGCAATTGCAACGATAGTTGACATCGTTGCATCAATCGCCATATGCACCGAAACTGCAATAATTCGAGGCAATGTCACAATGGATTACAACATTTCATATTATTCATCGGCTAAAATTCAA TTGCAGGAAGAAGTAGAGATAGTGGCAAAAGTTGTAGGGAACAAAGGAAAGCTTAGCTCAATAAGAGTGGAGGTGAAGAAGAAAGACAATGGAGAGTTAATTGCAATTGCCAAACAATGGACTGCTTCTAACGAATTTAGGGCACCATGGATAAACCATCCTAGCAAACTTTAA
- the LOC108452383 gene encoding uncharacterized protein LOC108452383 isoform X2 — MEGEKLPRISRKGIQEYLNKETPHVELQNITAKGLIIDHARKGFVRCTFIIPPSASDAHGNWQVGAIATIVDIVASIAICTETAIIRGNVTMDYNISYYSSAKIQEEVEIVAKVVGNKGKLSSIRVEVKKKDNGELIAIAKQWTASNEFRAPWINHPSKL; from the exons ATGGAGGGGGAAAAGTTGCCGCGGATTTCCCGGAAAGGGATTCAGGAATATCTGAACAAAGAGACGCCTCATGTGGAGCTACAAAATATAACTGCTAAAGGATTGATAATCGATCATGCCCGTAAGGGATTTGTGCGCTGTACTTTCATCATACCGCCTTCTGCATCA GATGCACATGGAAACTGGCAAGTGGGTGCAATTGCAACGATAGTTGACATCGTTGCATCAATCGCCATATGCACCGAAACTGCAATAATTCGAGGCAATGTCACAATGGATTACAACATTTCATATTATTCATCGGCTAAAATTCAA GAAGAAGTAGAGATAGTGGCAAAAGTTGTAGGGAACAAAGGAAAGCTTAGCTCAATAAGAGTGGAGGTGAAGAAGAAAGACAATGGAGAGTTAATTGCAATTGCCAAACAATGGACTGCTTCTAACGAATTTAGGGCACCATGGATAAACCATCCTAGCAAACTTTAA
- the LOC108452562 gene encoding peroxiredoxin-2B-like: protein MPCIAVGDTIPDGTLSYADEAHQILNVSVHSLAAAKQVILCGVPGAFTPTCSLKHVPGFIEKAEEFKSKGISEIIVISVNDPYVMRAWGKSYPENKHVKFLSDSSGAYVKTLGLELDVSDRGFGIRSQRFALLLDDLKVKVANVESDGQFKVSSAEDMLKAL from the exons ATGCCTTGTATTGCGGTCGGTGACACGATTCCCGATGGTACTCTCTCATATGCTGATGAGGCCCATCAGATTCTAAACGTGTCCGTACACTCCCTTGCTGCCGCTAAACAAGTCATTCTCTGTGGAGTTCCCGGTGCTTTTACCCCCACATGCAG CTTGAAACATGTGCCAGGTTTCATTGAAAAGGCAGAGGAGTTCAAGTCAAAAGGCATTAGTGAGATTATCGTCATCAGTG TTAATGATCCATATGTGATGAGGGCATGGGGCAAGTCATATCCCGAAAACAAGCACGTAAAGTTCTTGTCTGACAGCTCAGGTGCTTACGTAAAAACACTAGGGCTTGAGCTTGACGTGTCGGACAGAGGTTTTGGGATTCGATCACAAAGGTTTGCTTTGTTGCTTGATGATCTTAAGGTGAAAGTTGCTAACGTGGAATCGGATGGGCAGTTCAAAGTTTCCAGCGCTGAAGATATGCTTAAGGCTCTCTAA
- the LOC108450034 gene encoding protein NRT1/ PTR FAMILY 1.2-like codes for MEDTKMEDSSNQREMSHEEMPETHSKGGLITMPFIIANESFEKVASYGLVPNMILYLIKDYHMGVAKGTNILFFWQAATNFTPILGAFVADSYLGRFLTIGLGSICSLLGMILLWLTAMVPQSKPLPCDLMTQTCSSPTSAQMTLLFFSFVLISLGAGGVRPCSLAFGADQLDRRDNPKNVRVLESFFGWYYASAAISVLIALTGIVYIQDHFGYRVGFGVPAILMLLSALVFFLASPFYLKQQASKSLLTGFVQVIIVAYKNRNLTFPLPNSTASYHHKRDSNVVAPTDKLRFLNKACIIKNPEQDIALDGSAANPWSLCTVEQVEELKALIKVLPLWSTGIIMSINLSQNSFPVLQASSMDRHLTKKFQIPAGSYGMFNIISLALWVIFYDRAILPMASKIKGKPVRIGVKLRMGIGLFLTCIAMVVSAIVENARRKEAIRSGFQNNPTAVVKMSAMWLVPQFCLNGFAEAFTAIGQTEFFYSELPKSMSSIAAALFGLGLAVANVLASVVVSIIDDITSKGGKESWVSSNINKGRIDNYYWVLAILSFINLFYYFLCAWAYGPTGRQATKVKSMAGR; via the exons ATGGAAGATACTAAAATGGAGGACTCTTCAAATCAAAGGGAAATGTCTCACGAAGAAATGCCTGAAACACACAGCAAGGGTGGCCTCATTACCATGCCTTTCATAATAG CGAATGAATCATTTGAGAAGGTGGCGAGCTATGGGCTGGTTCCCAACATGATACTGTACCTGATTAAAGATTATCACATGGGAGTTGCTAAAGGCACCAATATTCTCTTTTTCTGGCAAGCTGCTACCAATTTCACCCCTATATTGGGTGCTTTCGTCGCTGATTCATATCTGGGTCGATTCCTAACCATCGGCTTGGGCTCCATTTGCAGTCTCTTG GGGATGATACTTTTATGGTTAACAGCCATGGTTCCACAGTCAAAGCCTCTTCCCTGCGACCTAATGACACAGACCTGCAGTTCTCCAACATCGGCGCAGATGACTCTATTATTCTTCTCATTTGTTCTCATTTCCCTTGGAGCTGGTGGTGTTAGACCATGCTCCTTGGCATTTGGGGCTGACCAATTGGACCGAAGAGATAATCCGAAAAATGTCAGGGTCTTGGAGAGCTTCTTTGGCTGGTATTATGCATCTGCAGCTATATCTGTTTTAATTGCATTGACGGGTATTGTTTATATTCAAGATCACTTTGGATATAGAGTAGGCTTTGGAGTTCCAGCAATCTTAATGTTGCTCTCCGCTCTTGTGTTTTTCCTTGCTTCTCCCTTCTATCTTAAGCAGCAGGCAAGCAAGAGCTTGCTTACTGGCTTTGTTCAAGTAATCATCGTTGCTTATAAAAACCGAAATCTGACATTTCCACTTCCAAACTCAACTGCAAGTTACCATCATAAAAGGGATTCTAACGTTGTTGCACCAACGGACAAATTAAG ATTTTTAAACAAAGCTTGCATCATCAAAAACCCCGAACAAGACATTGCTCTGGATGGCTCAGCCGCAAATCCATGGAGTCTTTGCACGGTAGAGCAAGTGGAAGAGCTAAAAGCGCTGATTAAGGTCTTACCATTGTGGTCTACTGGGATCATAATGTCCATAAATTTAAGCCAAAACTCATTTCCTGTGCTTCAAGCTAGCTCTATGGACAGACACCTTACAAAAAAGTTTCAGATTCCAGCAGGCTCTTATGGGATGTTCAACATCATCTCCCTTGCACTATGGGTTATTTTCTATGACCGTGCGATCCTCCCCATGGCATCAAAGATCAAGGGTAAACCAGTACGGATTGGTGTCAAACTAAGGATGGGAATTGGACTCTTTCTTACCTGCATTGCTATGGTAGTTTCAGCCATTGTCGAGAATGCACGACGAAAGGAAGCAATTCGATCCGGGTTTCAAAACAACCCTACTGCAGTTGTGAAAATGTCTGCTATGTGGCTTGTGCCACAGTTTTGCCTGAATGGTTTTGCTGAGGCCTTCACTGCAATAGGGCAGACAGAGTTCTTCTATTCCGAGTTACCCAAGAGTATGTCAAGCATTGCCGCTGCCCTCTTCGGACTCGGATTGGCTGTGGCAAATGTGCTAGCTAGTGTTGTTGTGAGCATCATCGATGATATTACTTCAAAAGGCGGTAAAGAGAGTTGGGTTTCGAGCAACATAAACAAAGGTCGCATCGACAACTACTATTGGGTTCTTGCCATATTGAGTTTCATCAATCTGTTCTATTACTTCCTCTGTGCCTGGGCTTATGGACCGACGGGTCGACAAGCAACAAAAGTTAAATCGATGGCAGGAAGATGA